TACCATTTGGGCAAGCTTGCTGATTGGAACGGCTTACTCACTACCGCCAATCCGGTTAAAGCGGTTTCCAGTTTGGGCATCTTTGTGCATTTTTACCGTGCGAGGGGCGATCGTTAATTTGGGGCTATTTCTTAGTTACACCATGCACTTGGGAGCATCTACTAAACAGCAGTTTTTGGGAGTGAATGTACCAGAAATTCCGCCGATTGTGTGGGTGCTAACGGCGTTTATTGTCGTGTTTACATTTGCGATCGCCATCTTTAAGGATATTCCTGATTTAGAGGGCGATCGCCTCTATCACATCTCTACTTTTACCGTCCGCTTAGGCGCTCCTGCTGTTTTTAACTTATCCCGCTGGGTCATTACAGCTTGCTACTTAGGCGCGATCGGGGCAGGTTTGCTCCTTCCAAATGTTAATCCAGTATTTTTAGTAGGAACTCATGGGCTAGCATTGATGGCGCTATGGGTTAAGAGTTTTCGAGTCAACTTGCAAAATAAAGAGGCGATCGCTCAGTTTTATCAGTTTATTTGGAAGCTCTTCTTTTTAGAATATTTGCTCTTTCCACTTTCGTGCGTGTTGTGGTGATCAAGACGCACGAAAGCGAAAGACTTGAAAGTTGTATTTAGCACAATAACAGCTATGGCAAACCCAGCGGGCAGAGTCTTCTTAGTCGGTTCAGGAGTGGGCAGCTTAGCCTATCTCACGGTACGTGGACAGCAATTGCTTTCTGGGGCAGAGGTGCTGGTACACGATGCTTTAGTCGATGAAGAGTTGCTTCAGCTTGTGCCAAAAAGCTGTCTTAAATTGAATGTGGGTAAGCGGGGCGGTTTACCCAGCGCGACCCAAGAAACTATTAATCACCTGTTGGTTAAACACTGCCAACAAGGAAAGCAGGTTGTCCGGCTGAAAAGCGGCGACCCGTTTATTTTTGGGCGATCGACTTCCGAGATTCAGGCACTGAATGAAGCAGAG
The Timaviella obliquedivisa GSE-PSE-MK23-08B DNA segment above includes these coding regions:
- a CDS encoding homogentisate phytyltransferase, with product MSRISPSKPLSAGVYKTNIVQRQFPWLYAFWKFSRPHTVIGTTLSVLGLALMAWALNGGQQSYPPFLIVLTLVACLCGNVYIVGLNQLEDVDIDRINKPHLPLASGEFTRSMGQGIVVFTGFLALTLSSFLGTFLTFTIWASLLIGTAYSLPPIRLKRFPVWASLCIFTVRGAIVNLGLFLSYTMHLGASTKQQFLGVNVPEIPPIVWVLTAFIVVFTFAIAIFKDIPDLEGDRLYHISTFTVRLGAPAVFNLSRWVITACYLGAIGAGLLLPNVNPVFLVGTHGLALMALWVKSFRVNLQNKEAIAQFYQFIWKLFFLEYLLFPLSCVLW